One Pseudomonas sp. C27(2019) DNA window includes the following coding sequences:
- the rlmF gene encoding 23S rRNA (adenine(1618)-N(6))-methyltransferase RlmF: MNTPSARALLHPRNRHQGRYDFAALIAVEPRLKAFVIINPYGKESIDFANPAAVRVFNAALLKQLYGIKNWRIPEGYLCPPVPGRADYIHGLADLLSTDGQGEIPRGADFTVLDVGTGANCIYPLLGHHDYGWRFIASDIDPKALASAAETLSANDLDKMIELRLQADKSAFFKGILRADERVICTLCNPPFHSSASEAASGSQRKWRNLGKQAPQRQLPALNFGGKSNELWCKGGELTFVRNMIKESKDYAEQVLWFTTLVSKSAHIRLLQRVLKQVGAMDVRVCSMAQGQKQSRFLAWTFHTAEQRQAWLLKV; this comes from the coding sequence ATGAACACACCATCAGCGCGCGCATTGTTGCATCCGCGTAACCGCCATCAGGGCCGTTATGACTTTGCTGCACTGATTGCTGTTGAGCCGCGCTTAAAGGCTTTCGTGATCATTAATCCTTATGGCAAAGAAAGTATCGACTTTGCCAACCCTGCCGCGGTGCGGGTGTTTAACGCAGCATTATTAAAGCAATTGTATGGCATTAAAAACTGGCGCATTCCTGAAGGTTATTTGTGCCCGCCGGTGCCGGGGCGTGCGGATTATATTCATGGTTTGGCTGATCTGTTAAGTACTGATGGGCAAGGTGAGATTCCGCGTGGCGCTGATTTTACTGTGTTAGATGTGGGGACAGGCGCGAATTGTATCTATCCATTATTAGGTCATCATGATTATGGTTGGCGCTTTATTGCAAGTGATATTGATCCTAAAGCATTGGCCAGCGCCGCTGAAACACTGTCAGCGAATGATTTAGATAAGATGATTGAGCTGCGCTTGCAGGCAGATAAGTCTGCTTTTTTCAAGGGCATCTTGCGCGCTGATGAGCGGGTGATCTGTACCCTGTGTAACCCACCCTTTCATAGCAGTGCTAGCGAGGCGGCCAGTGGTAGTCAGCGCAAATGGCGCAATCTAGGTAAACAAGCGCCGCAGCGCCAGTTACCGGCATTGAATTTTGGTGGCAAAAGTAACGAGTTATGGTGTAAAGGCGGTGAGCTAACTTTTGTACGCAATATGATCAAAGAGAGTAAGGATTACGCTGAGCAGGTGCTGTGGTTTACCACGCTAGTATCAAAGTCTGCGCATATTCGTTTATTGCAGCGTGTCTTAAAGCAAGTAGGCGCTATGGATGTGCGGGTCTGCAGTATGGCGCAAGGGCAGAAACAAAGTCGCTTTTTAGCCTGGACCTTTCATACAGCTGAGCAGCGGCAAGCTTGGCTGCTAAAGGTTTAG
- a CDS encoding DNA-3-methyladenine glycosylase: MTTLTHNITLPSDYQVSNFLTFHQRDSQQFAERACHNTLAKGLIWENTPACLSIRFSPGHAYAQLQLETNQPTTKLLQDWAAWLDYFLGLKQPTADFFQQHQHHPEFGALLRQNPGLRVAQTSSPFEAISWAIIGQQISVTAALNIRRRFIKLTGEQHSSGLWCYPDAQRVAQVSIDELRSVGLSFNKARAIAQISQLLNSQTLKFPQHVNADNVEQLRTELLAITGVGPWTVNYTLMRGFGWLDGSLHGDAAVRRYLQVLLKQDTLSAKQTEQWLAQFTPWRALVAAHLWHSQGFSG, from the coding sequence ATGACAACTTTAACACACAACATAACGCTACCCAGCGATTATCAAGTCTCTAATTTTTTAACCTTTCACCAGCGTGATAGTCAGCAATTTGCCGAGCGGGCCTGTCATAACACTCTCGCAAAAGGCTTAATCTGGGAAAACACCCCAGCCTGCTTAAGCATTCGCTTTAGCCCTGGACATGCTTATGCGCAACTGCAGCTAGAAACCAATCAGCCTACAACAAAGCTATTACAGGATTGGGCTGCTTGGTTGGACTATTTCTTGGGCCTTAAGCAGCCCACCGCTGACTTTTTCCAGCAGCACCAACACCACCCAGAATTCGGTGCATTACTACGCCAAAACCCAGGTTTACGCGTGGCACAAACCAGCAGCCCCTTTGAAGCCATCAGCTGGGCAATTATCGGCCAGCAAATCAGCGTTACTGCTGCATTAAATATACGCCGTCGCTTTATTAAGCTGACTGGCGAGCAACACTCATCTGGCCTCTGGTGTTACCCCGATGCACAGCGCGTTGCTCAGGTATCCATTGACGAACTGCGCAGCGTTGGTTTGTCATTCAACAAAGCCCGCGCTATCGCTCAGATCAGCCAACTACTCAACAGCCAAACCTTAAAATTCCCCCAGCACGTCAACGCAGACAATGTAGAACAACTGCGCACTGAACTATTAGCCATTACTGGCGTTGGTCCTTGGACAGTCAATTATACGCTGATGCGTGGTTTTGGCTGGCTCGATGGTTCGCTACATGGCGACGCCGCTGTACGCCGTTATTTGCAGGTACTGCTCAAGCAAGACACGCTGAGCGCCAAGCAAACCGAGCAATGGCTTGCACAATTTACCCCTTGGCGTGCTTTAGTTGCTGCACATCTATGGCACTCACAAGGATTTAGTGGTTAA
- the cmoA gene encoding carboxy-S-adenosyl-L-methionine synthase CmoA: protein MTHIPDRIFNTPLAQVPDFKFNEDVVRVFPDMIKRSVPGYPTIVENTGVLAAQFAQANSTLYDLGCSLGAVTQALRRHVSHSGCKVIAVDSSSAMVERCREHLNAQDAMFQELLPVEVIEADILSLTLQPTSLVTLNFTLQFIAPEQRLELLHNIHSALLPGGALVLSEKLRFNDLAEHDLLNELHLAFKRANGYSELEIAQKRRAIEKVMLPDSLEQHRERLYSAGFSKVVVWFQCFNFASLIAIP from the coding sequence ATGACCCACATCCCTGATCGCATATTCAACACACCACTCGCGCAAGTTCCTGACTTCAAGTTCAATGAAGATGTGGTGCGCGTGTTTCCCGACATGATTAAGCGCTCCGTGCCCGGCTATCCAACTATTGTGGAAAACACCGGTGTACTGGCCGCACAATTCGCCCAAGCCAATAGCACGCTGTACGATTTAGGCTGTTCACTGGGTGCAGTCACCCAAGCTCTGCGCCGCCATGTCAGCCATAGCGGTTGTAAGGTGATTGCCGTAGACAGCTCCAGCGCCATGGTTGAACGCTGTCGCGAACACCTCAACGCGCAAGATGCAATGTTTCAAGAGTTGCTACCGGTGGAGGTGATTGAGGCGGATATCCTCAGCCTAACCCTGCAGCCCACCTCATTGGTTACGCTCAACTTTACCCTGCAATTTATCGCCCCCGAGCAGCGCTTAGAGCTGCTGCACAACATTCACAGCGCCCTACTCCCAGGCGGCGCTTTAGTGCTCTCAGAGAAGCTACGCTTTAACGATCTAGCCGAGCATGACCTGCTTAATGAGTTGCACTTGGCCTTTAAACGCGCCAATGGCTACAGTGAGTTGGAAATTGCCCAGAAACGCCGCGCCATCGAAAAAGTCATGCTACCCGACAGCCTTGAACAACACCGTGAGCGCTTATACAGCGCTGGTTTCAGCAAGGTTGTGGTGTGGTTTCAGTGTTTTAATTTTGCCTCGTTGATTGCCATCCCATGA
- a CDS encoding TatD family hydrolase, with product MLIDSHCHLDRLDLTAYNGCLDSALQAARERGVKHFLCIGISVENAPTVRAFTERYADVDCSVGVHPLDLSRGSEPTMQWLLDELNHPGVVAVGETGLDYHYQSETAQMQQDSFRLHLDAARKCGKPVIVHTREAKQDTLALLREAALSQAGVMHCFTEDWPMAKAALDLGYYISFSGIVTFRNAAALREVALQVPSDRILVETDSPYLAPMPHRGRPNFPEYVVDVAKFVAELRGVTYEKFAAQTTDNFKRLFPLARVAG from the coding sequence ATGCTTATTGATTCACATTGCCACCTTGATCGTCTTGATTTAACCGCATACAACGGCTGTCTTGATAGCGCGTTGCAAGCGGCACGCGAACGAGGGGTTAAGCATTTTTTATGCATTGGCATCAGTGTAGAAAATGCACCTACGGTGCGCGCCTTTACCGAACGCTATGCAGATGTTGATTGTTCAGTGGGTGTGCATCCGCTGGATTTAAGCCGCGGCAGTGAGCCGACCATGCAGTGGTTGCTTGATGAGCTTAATCATCCAGGTGTCGTTGCTGTCGGTGAGACAGGTTTGGATTATCACTATCAGTCTGAAACGGCACAGATGCAGCAGGATTCGTTTCGTTTGCATTTAGATGCGGCGCGCAAATGCGGCAAACCGGTGATTGTGCATACCCGTGAAGCCAAGCAGGATACGCTTGCCTTGTTGCGTGAAGCAGCATTGTCGCAAGCTGGGGTGATGCATTGCTTTACTGAAGACTGGCCGATGGCCAAAGCGGCGCTGGATTTGGGCTATTACATTTCGTTCTCCGGTATCGTGACCTTTCGCAATGCTGCAGCGCTACGAGAAGTGGCCTTGCAAGTGCCCAGTGATCGTATTCTGGTAGAAACCGACTCACCTTATTTAGCACCGATGCCGCACCGTGGCCGGCCTAACTTCCCTGAATATGTGGTGGATGTGGCGAAGTTTGTCGCTGAGTTGCGTGGCGTGACCTACGAAAAGTTTGCGGCACAAACCACGGATAACTTTAAGCGGTTATTTCCCTTGGCACGAGTGGCGGGTTAA
- the rdgC gene encoding recombination-associated protein RdgC produces the protein MWFRNLLMYRLTSDTPLTADALETALAAKPALPCGSQTLSTYGFVAPFGKNEDAPLVHSGQGFLLICARTEERILPGSVVRDAVKEKTDEIEAAEGRKVYKKERDQIKDEVTQALLPRAFIRRSKTFAAIAPAQDLILVDTASTKRAEELLSTLREVLGSLPVRPIAVKAAPTATFTEWVKQHQASNGLVLTNECELRDSAEDGGIIRIKREDLASEEVQMHLAAGKLVTQLTLAWQDKLSFLIDDKLTIKRLRFEDLLLDQAEEDGGDDAASQFDASFILMMMTFVEFIPELIEALGGEEIPQGI, from the coding sequence ATGTGGTTTCGTAACCTGCTGATGTACCGTTTAACATCAGACACACCTTTAACAGCTGACGCCTTAGAAACTGCACTGGCCGCTAAGCCTGCACTGCCCTGCGGCAGTCAAACACTTTCAACCTACGGCTTTGTTGCGCCCTTTGGCAAAAATGAAGACGCACCATTGGTACACAGCGGCCAAGGTTTCTTACTTATTTGCGCGCGCACTGAAGAGCGCATTTTGCCAGGCAGCGTCGTGCGTGATGCCGTCAAAGAAAAAACCGATGAAATCGAAGCAGCTGAAGGCCGTAAGGTTTACAAAAAAGAGCGTGATCAAATTAAAGATGAAGTCACGCAAGCGCTGCTGCCGCGCGCATTTATTCGCCGCTCCAAAACATTTGCAGCTATCGCACCGGCGCAAGACTTAATTCTAGTCGACACTGCCAGCACGAAACGCGCGGAAGAGCTGCTCTCGACCTTGCGCGAAGTGCTAGGCAGCTTGCCTGTACGCCCGATCGCCGTTAAAGCAGCGCCCACTGCAACCTTTACTGAGTGGGTTAAGCAGCACCAAGCCAGCAACGGCTTAGTCTTAACCAATGAGTGTGAATTGCGCGACAGTGCCGAAGATGGTGGCATTATCCGTATCAAGCGCGAAGACTTGGCCAGCGAAGAAGTGCAAATGCATTTAGCCGCAGGCAAGTTAGTCACCCAGCTGACTTTGGCGTGGCAAGACAAGCTAAGCTTTTTGATCGATGACAAACTCACCATCAAGCGTCTTCGCTTTGAAGATTTACTCTTGGATCAAGCCGAAGAAGACGGTGGCGATGATGCAGCCAGCCAGTTTGATGCTAGTTTTATTCTGATGATGATGACTTTCGTTGAGTTTATTCCAGAACTTATCGAAGCTCTAGGTGGTGAAGAAATCCCACAAGGGATTTAA
- a CDS encoding ketoacyl-ACP synthase III — MIGIRSIASYIPEGRIDNIAQAQSFGRDEEFVHNKLGTTTLSVKGDDEETSDLCVRAVQNLLAKSADLKLEDVQALVVVTQNGDAEGLPHTSAIVQHKLGLSTHAACFDVSLGCSGYVYGLYVLKGFMQAAGLKNAILVTADPYSKIMDRSDRMTTLLFGDAATATWMAEDPVWELGPSRFGGDGAGAEYLAVKEGCFHMNGRQVFNFASLKIIPHMQEVLDDLHMSMDDVDAFCVHQGSGAIVDAIAKRLGDNGSKVIKDMFGAGNTVSSSIPMLLEHYGFNDQWRNVLLSGFGVGLSWGSALLVRPES, encoded by the coding sequence ATGATTGGCATACGCAGTATTGCAAGTTATATCCCCGAGGGAAGAATTGATAACATCGCACAAGCGCAGAGCTTTGGCCGCGATGAAGAATTTGTACACAATAAGCTCGGCACAACGACTTTGTCTGTGAAGGGCGACGATGAAGAAACCTCGGATTTGTGTGTGCGTGCTGTGCAGAATTTGCTCGCTAAAAGCGCTGATTTAAAGCTTGAAGATGTTCAGGCGCTGGTGGTTGTGACGCAAAATGGTGATGCTGAAGGGCTGCCGCATACGTCGGCAATTGTTCAACATAAGTTGGGTCTGTCGACTCACGCAGCTTGTTTTGATGTGTCGCTCGGATGTTCGGGCTATGTGTATGGCTTGTATGTGCTCAAGGGCTTTATGCAGGCGGCGGGCCTGAAAAATGCTATTTTAGTCACCGCAGATCCTTACTCAAAAATCATGGATCGCTCTGATCGGATGACCACATTGCTATTTGGTGATGCAGCCACTGCAACTTGGATGGCTGAAGATCCGGTGTGGGAGTTGGGGCCGTCACGCTTTGGCGGTGATGGCGCTGGTGCTGAGTATTTAGCGGTGAAAGAAGGCTGTTTTCATATGAATGGCCGTCAAGTGTTTAACTTTGCCAGTTTAAAAATCATTCCACATATGCAGGAAGTGTTGGATGATCTGCATATGAGCATGGATGATGTCGATGCATTTTGTGTACATCAGGGTAGTGGTGCAATTGTTGATGCGATTGCTAAGCGTCTCGGCGATAATGGCAGCAAAGTGATTAAAGATATGTTTGGTGCGGGTAATACGGTGTCGTCATCGATTCCAATGTTGCTTGAGCATTATGGCTTTAATGATCAGTGGCGTAATGTACTGTTGTCGGGCTTTGGTGTGGGCTTATCTTGGGGTTCGGCGTTGCTCGTGCGTCCAGAAAGCTAA
- the tmk gene encoding dTMP kinase produces MRGLFITLEGPEGAGKTTNRAYLAEQLQAQGLSVVLTREPGGTALAEQIRNILLAPHAETMAIDTELLLMFAARAQHLAQIILPALDEGKIVICDRFTDATYAYQGGGRGLDCSRIALLEQFVQGDLRPDMTLLFDLPVADGMARAVARGKLDRFEQEQQDFFEAVRQSYLQRASDDPERFRLVNAQLALPDVQKCLDVYLLEIVERARAN; encoded by the coding sequence ATGCGTGGATTATTTATTACCTTAGAAGGCCCAGAAGGCGCTGGTAAAACCACTAATCGGGCGTACCTTGCTGAGCAGTTGCAAGCGCAAGGCTTGAGTGTGGTGTTAACCCGTGAGCCGGGTGGAACAGCGCTTGCAGAGCAAATTCGCAATATTTTATTGGCGCCGCATGCTGAAACAATGGCAATTGATACCGAGCTGCTATTGATGTTTGCCGCGCGCGCGCAACACTTAGCGCAAATTATTTTGCCGGCTCTAGATGAAGGTAAAATTGTTATTTGTGATCGTTTTACTGATGCCACCTATGCCTATCAGGGCGGTGGACGCGGCTTGGATTGTTCACGTATTGCTTTGCTCGAACAGTTTGTACAGGGAGACTTGCGCCCTGATATGACCTTGTTATTTGATTTGCCAGTTGCCGATGGTATGGCACGTGCCGTTGCACGTGGCAAGCTTGATCGCTTTGAACAAGAGCAGCAGGATTTTTTTGAAGCGGTACGTCAGTCTTACTTACAACGTGCCAGTGATGATCCTGAGCGTTTTCGCCTCGTCAATGCGCAACTGGCGTTGCCTGACGTACAGAAATGCCTTGATGTGTATCTGCTAGAAATCGTGGAACGTGCCCGTGCAAACTAG
- the mltG gene encoding endolytic transglycosylase MltG — protein MLRKLIITFLSGCLFVVMAAALLFWMQNEVLKQSLQLEAEQVLNVPAGSTPNGLLLQLEEQGALRGALWLRLSWRLQGHVQPLHAGEYQLEPGMNVAQLLNKWSTGDVVQHRVTLVEGWNFNQVRAALAQQDVLQHTLGEVSDSELMRQLGQADVHPEGQFFPDTYNFVRGQSDLDILRQANQRLQKVLAEEWAQRADDLPYSNPYEALIMASIIEKETGVAHERDEIAGVFMRRLAIGMLLQTDPTVIYGMGERYTGKITRADLRRPTAYNTYVISGLPPTPIAMVGREAIYAALHPKPGKSLYFVARGDGSHVFSNSLAEHNKAVREYQLKRRADYRSSPAPKPTQ, from the coding sequence GTGTTGCGTAAGCTGATAATTACTTTTTTGAGTGGCTGTTTATTTGTTGTGATGGCCGCTGCCCTGTTGTTTTGGATGCAAAACGAGGTGCTTAAGCAGTCCTTGCAGCTTGAAGCTGAGCAGGTTCTGAATGTTCCTGCAGGCAGTACGCCCAATGGACTGCTTTTGCAGCTTGAGGAGCAAGGGGCCTTGCGTGGTGCGCTTTGGCTACGCTTGAGTTGGCGCTTGCAAGGTCATGTGCAGCCACTGCATGCCGGTGAGTATCAACTTGAGCCGGGCATGAATGTCGCTCAACTGTTAAATAAATGGAGCACGGGTGATGTTGTCCAGCACCGTGTCACGCTAGTAGAAGGCTGGAACTTTAACCAAGTGCGAGCAGCATTAGCGCAACAAGATGTGTTGCAACATACCCTTGGCGAGGTCAGTGACAGCGAGTTAATGCGTCAACTTGGTCAGGCTGACGTTCATCCAGAAGGGCAGTTTTTTCCAGACACCTATAATTTTGTTCGCGGCCAAAGCGATCTTGATATTCTGCGCCAAGCCAATCAGCGCTTACAGAAAGTTTTAGCCGAAGAGTGGGCGCAGCGTGCCGACGACTTGCCCTACAGTAATCCATACGAAGCATTAATCATGGCTTCAATTATTGAAAAAGAAACCGGTGTGGCGCACGAGCGTGATGAAATTGCCGGGGTGTTTATGCGCCGCCTTGCTATCGGTATGTTATTGCAGACCGATCCAACTGTTATTTATGGCATGGGCGAGCGCTATACGGGCAAGATTACTCGAGCAGACTTACGCCGCCCTACAGCCTATAACACCTATGTGATTTCTGGTTTGCCACCAACGCCAATTGCCATGGTAGGCCGTGAGGCGATTTATGCTGCTTTGCATCCTAAACCGGGTAAAAGTTTATATTTTGTCGCACGTGGTGATGGCAGCCATGTATTTTCCAACTCGCTCGCCGAGCACAACAAAGCGGTACGTGAGTACCAGCTCAAACGCCGCGCTGACTACCGCTCCAGCCCTGCGCCGAAGCCAACCCAATAA
- the cmoB gene encoding tRNA 5-methoxyuridine(34)/uridine 5-oxyacetic acid(34) synthase CmoB, whose amino-acid sequence MIDYTPLVHQLARTPLKQWSRGIQQQFDELFAISHGDLPRWMTAVDALPALTPASVELKTEFKLDGPCSDAEREQLHTALQGLIPWRKGPFHLFDVHVDTEWRSDWKWDRVSPHLDLKDKRILDVGCGNGYYMWRMLGAGAKTVVGVDPNWLFFCQFQAMRRFFDAPPVWHLPFALEDLPAKLEGFDTVFSMGVLYHRKSPIDHLLALKDCLVSGGELVLETLVIEGDCNQVLVPEDRYAQMRNVWFLPSAPALELWLRRAGFKDVRCVDVSHTSTDEQRSTEWMKYQSLVDFLDPNNPEQTVEGLPAPMRAVIVARKP is encoded by the coding sequence ATGATTGATTACACCCCGTTAGTTCATCAACTCGCACGCACCCCACTCAAACAATGGTCGCGCGGTATTCAGCAACAATTTGATGAGCTATTCGCCATCAGCCACGGCGACCTACCGCGCTGGATGACCGCTGTCGATGCTCTGCCAGCATTGACGCCTGCCAGCGTGGAGCTAAAAACTGAATTCAAGCTGGACGGTCCCTGCAGTGACGCCGAGCGCGAGCAGTTACATACAGCCTTACAAGGCTTAATCCCTTGGCGCAAAGGCCCGTTTCATCTGTTTGATGTGCATGTCGATACCGAATGGCGTTCAGACTGGAAATGGGACCGGGTTAGTCCACATCTGGATTTAAAAGATAAGCGTATTTTAGATGTCGGCTGCGGCAACGGTTACTACATGTGGCGCATGCTCGGTGCCGGTGCCAAAACTGTGGTCGGGGTTGATCCAAACTGGCTGTTTTTCTGTCAATTTCAGGCCATGCGGCGTTTTTTTGATGCGCCGCCCGTCTGGCACTTGCCCTTCGCCTTAGAAGACTTACCAGCCAAGCTCGAAGGCTTTGATACGGTATTTTCGATGGGCGTGCTCTACCATCGCAAGTCGCCGATCGATCACCTCTTAGCGCTGAAAGACTGTTTAGTCAGTGGCGGCGAATTGGTGCTGGAAACCTTAGTAATTGAAGGCGACTGCAACCAAGTCCTAGTCCCCGAAGATCGCTATGCGCAGATGCGCAATGTCTGGTTTTTGCCGTCTGCGCCTGCGTTAGAGCTGTGGCTGCGTCGCGCTGGCTTTAAAGATGTGCGCTGCGTGGATGTCAGCCACACCTCAACCGACGAACAACGCTCCACCGAGTGGATGAAATATCAATCATTGGTTGATTTTTTAGATCCAAATAACCCAGAGCAAACCGTTGAAGGCCTACCGGCACCCATGCGCGCCGTGATTGTCGCGCGTAAGCCCTAA
- a CDS encoding DNA polymerase III subunit delta', whose translation MQTSLYPWQAELWQTLAGRSEQAHAYLLHGPEGSGKRVLAERFAAFLLCKSPLQQQSCGQCSACHLYAADTHPDLLRLEPAEEGKGILIASVRELVAKILQTSQQGGRKVVIVEPAEAMTTGSANALLKSLEEPAGSTVFLLISHQFSFLLPTIKSRCVLQVCPLPSIAHGVEWLQQQAELSEEQCRTLLALASGSPLNAQKLLSADVLTIREQVVMGVKQLFKQQSSPSELAVAWAKIPQELLFDWFCQWAQLILRYKMTEDDSQLGLDDMSVVLKHVAPRAPLDVLTETQDWLLEHREKVLRRVPLRADLLLEALLIRWQTLLPR comes from the coding sequence GTGCAAACTAGTCTGTATCCGTGGCAGGCAGAGCTTTGGCAAACCTTGGCAGGGCGCAGCGAGCAAGCGCATGCCTATTTGCTGCATGGCCCTGAGGGCAGCGGCAAGCGTGTTTTAGCTGAGCGTTTTGCTGCGTTTTTACTGTGTAAATCGCCATTACAACAGCAGTCCTGTGGGCAATGCTCAGCCTGTCATTTATACGCTGCTGATACCCACCCAGATCTACTGCGCTTAGAGCCCGCTGAAGAAGGCAAAGGCATTTTGATTGCCAGTGTGCGCGAGTTGGTGGCGAAAATATTGCAAACCTCCCAGCAGGGCGGGCGTAAAGTGGTGATTGTTGAGCCTGCTGAAGCTATGACCACGGGCTCAGCCAACGCCTTATTGAAAAGCCTAGAAGAGCCGGCTGGTTCAACTGTGTTTTTACTGATCAGTCACCAATTTAGTTTTTTGTTACCGACCATTAAAAGCCGCTGTGTTTTGCAAGTGTGTCCGCTACCGAGCATAGCGCACGGCGTCGAGTGGTTGCAGCAGCAAGCTGAGCTAAGCGAGGAACAGTGCCGTACCCTGTTGGCGTTGGCGTCAGGTTCGCCACTTAATGCACAAAAATTATTAAGTGCTGATGTGCTGACTATTCGTGAGCAGGTGGTGATGGGTGTTAAGCAATTATTTAAACAGCAGAGTAGCCCCAGTGAGCTCGCGGTCGCTTGGGCGAAAATACCGCAAGAGCTGTTGTTTGACTGGTTTTGTCAGTGGGCGCAATTGATTCTGCGTTATAAAATGACTGAAGATGACAGCCAGCTGGGCTTGGATGATATGAGCGTTGTACTCAAGCATGTGGCACCGCGCGCACCGCTTGATGTTTTAACAGAGACGCAAGATTGGTTGCTTGAGCATCGAGAAAAGGTTTTGCGTCGCGTGCCGTTGCGTGCGGACTTGTTGTTAGAAGCGCTATTGATTCGTTGGCAGACATTGTTGCCACGATAA